A genomic stretch from Sulfobacillus thermosulfidooxidans includes:
- the groL gene encoding chaperonin GroEL (60 kDa chaperone family; promotes refolding of misfolded polypeptides especially under stressful conditions; forms two stacked rings of heptamers to form a barrel-shaped 14mer; ends can be capped by GroES; misfolded proteins enter the barrel where they are refolded when GroES binds): protein MAKQMVYEEEARRALERGVDKLANAVKVTLGPKGRNVVLEKKFGAPLITNDGVTIAREIELEDPFESMGAQLVKEVATKTQDVAGDGTTTATVLAQAMIKEGLKNVTAGANPMGIKRGIERAVAVTVEQIRKIATPIEGKDAISQVASISANDEEIGRLIAEAMEKVGSDGVITVEESKTTGTTLETVEGMQFDRGYISPYMVTDTEKMEAVLNDPYILITDRKISAIQDLLPVLEKVVQRGKPLVIIAEDVEGEALATLVVNKLRGTLTAVAVKAPGFGDRRKAMLEDIAILTGGQVISEDIGLKLENVTPDMLGQARQVKIAKEETTIVEGRGSQEEIKKRVQVIKKQIEDTTSDYDREKLQERLAKLSGGVAVIQVGAATEVELKEKKLRIEDALSATRAAVEEGIVPGGGTALLRAIPAVEAIEAEGDERIGVNIVRRALEEPVRQIAFNAGLEGSVIVEMVKKESGNVGYDAAHNKLVDMVKSGIVDPAKVTRSTLQNAASIAAMLLTTEALVADKPEKKDAAAPGGMGGMGGMGDMMM from the coding sequence ATGGCTAAGCAAATGGTCTACGAAGAAGAAGCTCGCCGCGCGTTAGAGCGTGGTGTAGACAAATTGGCCAATGCGGTGAAGGTAACCTTAGGACCTAAGGGCCGCAATGTCGTGTTAGAAAAGAAATTTGGCGCACCGTTAATTACCAACGATGGTGTCACGATTGCACGGGAAATTGAATTAGAGGATCCGTTCGAATCAATGGGTGCGCAATTAGTCAAAGAGGTTGCTACCAAGACCCAGGATGTTGCTGGTGACGGAACCACAACCGCCACGGTGTTGGCGCAAGCGATGATTAAAGAAGGGCTCAAGAACGTCACAGCGGGCGCTAACCCCATGGGCATCAAACGGGGTATTGAGCGGGCAGTGGCTGTAACCGTCGAACAGATTCGGAAAATCGCGACACCGATTGAGGGCAAAGACGCGATTAGCCAAGTGGCATCCATTTCGGCGAATGACGAAGAAATTGGTCGGTTAATTGCCGAAGCCATGGAAAAAGTCGGTTCGGACGGAGTTATCACCGTTGAAGAATCAAAGACCACGGGCACGACATTAGAAACCGTCGAAGGAATGCAGTTTGACCGCGGGTACATTTCTCCGTACATGGTTACCGACACGGAAAAGATGGAAGCGGTATTAAATGACCCCTACATTTTGATTACGGACCGGAAGATTTCTGCCATCCAAGATTTGCTGCCGGTATTGGAAAAAGTTGTTCAGCGCGGGAAACCCCTCGTCATCATTGCTGAGGATGTCGAAGGCGAAGCCTTGGCTACCTTGGTTGTGAACAAATTGCGGGGAACCTTAACAGCCGTGGCTGTGAAAGCTCCGGGATTCGGTGACCGTCGTAAAGCGATGTTAGAAGACATTGCGATTTTGACCGGTGGGCAAGTTATTTCCGAGGACATTGGTCTCAAATTAGAGAATGTCACTCCGGATATGTTAGGGCAAGCGCGCCAAGTCAAGATTGCTAAAGAGGAAACCACCATCGTCGAAGGTCGCGGTTCGCAAGAAGAAATTAAGAAGCGCGTCCAGGTTATCAAGAAGCAAATCGAAGACACCACTTCTGATTATGACCGTGAAAAATTGCAAGAACGGTTGGCCAAACTCTCCGGTGGCGTGGCTGTGATTCAAGTCGGTGCTGCTACAGAGGTTGAGCTTAAAGAAAAGAAACTGCGCATTGAAGACGCGTTGTCGGCAACCCGTGCTGCTGTGGAAGAAGGAATTGTTCCCGGTGGTGGAACAGCATTGCTCCGGGCGATTCCCGCAGTAGAAGCTATTGAAGCTGAAGGTGACGAGCGTATTGGAGTCAACATCGTTCGTCGCGCTTTAGAAGAACCCGTACGGCAAATTGCTTTCAACGCTGGACTCGAAGGTTCTGTTATTGTGGAAATGGTGAAAAAGGAATCGGGTAACGTCGGCTACGATGCAGCTCACAACAAGCTCGTTGACATGGTCAAGAGTGGTATTGTTGACCCCGCCAAAGTGACCCGGTCAACCTTGCAAAACGCGGCGTCTATTGCGGCCATGCTTCTCACCACAGAGGCATTAGTCGCTGACAAGCCTGAAAAGAAAGATGCCGCAGCGCCCGGAGGCATGGGCGGCATGGGCGGCATGGGCGATATGATGATGTAA
- a CDS encoding M20 metallopeptidase family protein, translating into MDELLWQEIMPWMVEIRRKIHQYPELGLDTPKTASRVEEALDELGIGHRRLVENGVVGYLGPQNGDAILLRADMDGLPIEEKTGLPYASKMKGRMHACGHDAHTAMLLGAAYYLKRRERDLKHPVTLMFQPGEEGPGGALPMIEAGILDHPRVTRAVMTHVDSELPWGTIGLFSGPAMASPNDFKITVRGKGGHGAHPDKTVDAIIAATAIVQGCQTLVSREHDPTEPLVVTFGTIHGGYRENVIADEVELTGTIRILSPKEIDNTLTRFTRFIEQIAAAYRAQATVEITRGYPPLVADVLLTDQVEAVLQRELGPDAVRRLPKPSMGAEDFAYIAQKVPATNLHVGVVGPEFVTGIHSAGFNLDERALITGAKAYAAVALYVS; encoded by the coding sequence ATGGACGAACTATTATGGCAAGAAATTATGCCGTGGATGGTGGAGATCAGACGGAAGATTCACCAATATCCCGAACTAGGACTTGACACTCCAAAAACCGCCTCACGCGTTGAAGAGGCGTTAGATGAATTGGGGATTGGTCATCGACGGCTAGTTGAGAACGGAGTGGTCGGCTATCTTGGCCCCCAAAATGGCGATGCCATTTTGTTGCGGGCTGATATGGATGGATTGCCCATTGAAGAAAAAACGGGTCTGCCTTACGCGTCAAAGATGAAAGGACGCATGCATGCTTGTGGACACGATGCGCATACCGCCATGTTGCTAGGCGCCGCCTATTATTTGAAACGCCGGGAAAGGGACTTAAAACATCCAGTAACCCTCATGTTTCAGCCAGGAGAAGAAGGACCCGGAGGAGCATTGCCGATGATTGAAGCGGGAATTTTGGACCATCCCCGGGTTACTCGCGCCGTAATGACTCACGTGGACAGTGAGTTACCATGGGGAACCATTGGTCTTTTTAGTGGGCCGGCGATGGCCTCTCCCAACGACTTTAAGATCACCGTGCGGGGGAAAGGGGGACACGGGGCGCATCCGGACAAGACGGTGGACGCCATCATTGCGGCCACGGCAATTGTTCAAGGCTGTCAAACTTTGGTAAGCCGAGAACACGATCCTACAGAACCTTTAGTGGTGACATTTGGGACGATTCATGGCGGATACCGAGAAAATGTCATTGCAGACGAAGTGGAATTGACAGGAACCATCCGCATCCTGTCTCCAAAAGAGATTGATAACACCTTAACGCGCTTTACCCGGTTTATTGAGCAAATTGCTGCGGCGTACCGTGCCCAAGCGACTGTCGAAATTACGCGCGGTTATCCGCCTTTAGTCGCCGATGTTTTGTTGACAGACCAAGTCGAAGCGGTACTACAGCGAGAATTAGGACCAGATGCGGTAAGACGTTTGCCCAAACCATCAATGGGAGCCGAGGATTTTGCCTATATTGCCCAAAAAGTTCCGGCTACCAATTTACATGTCGGCGTCGTCGGACCAGAGTTTGTTACGGGCATTCACTCTGCAGGTTTTAATTTGGATGAGAGAGCTTTAATCACCGGGGCTAAAGCCTATGCGGCGGTGGCACTGTATGTGTCATGA
- the moaC gene encoding cyclic pyranopterin monophosphate synthase MoaC — protein MDTYPNHLNERGEVHMVNVGGKAITERMARAKGALLASPSICQAVKEGRIPKGDVLAVSRVAGIMAAKRTGEWIPLCHPLPLTAVDIVITVQTDRFVVESTVRTTAPTGVEMEALTAVSASLLTLYDMLKAMDRTMVMTDILLLEKDGGRSGHFIREGISHVENRHPDE, from the coding sequence ATGGACACTTATCCAAATCATTTAAATGAACGTGGCGAAGTGCATATGGTGAATGTGGGGGGCAAAGCCATTACCGAACGGATGGCTCGGGCCAAAGGGGCTCTTCTGGCTTCCCCTTCAATCTGCCAAGCGGTAAAGGAAGGCCGGATTCCTAAAGGCGATGTATTGGCTGTGAGCCGGGTTGCCGGGATTATGGCGGCGAAAAGGACTGGCGAATGGATCCCCTTATGCCATCCCTTGCCGCTTACGGCGGTTGACATCGTGATTACCGTTCAAACGGATCGGTTCGTGGTCGAATCGACAGTGCGCACCACGGCACCTACCGGTGTTGAAATGGAAGCATTAACCGCTGTCTCGGCTAGCCTATTGACGTTATATGACATGCTCAAGGCTATGGACCGGACAATGGTCATGACCGATATCTTGTTACTCGAAAAAGACGGAGGGCGTTCGGGACATTTTATACGGGAGGGCATTTCACATGTGGAAAATCGCCATCCTGACGAGTAG
- the hpt gene encoding hypoxanthine phosphoribosyltransferase — translation MQGVQGEELEVLLSAKDIASRVESLGKRITLDYQNKPLILIGILKGSFIFLADLIRAIDLPVAVDFMALSSYGSSTKSSGVVRIIKDLDHSLEGHHVLVVEDIVDTGLTLNYIYGHVKSRGALSVKICSLLDKPSRRQVAVPLHYKGFEIPDEFVVGYGLDVGERYRNLPDVCKLVRANG, via the coding sequence TTGCAGGGGGTTCAGGGAGAAGAGCTGGAAGTGCTCTTGTCTGCTAAAGACATTGCGAGTCGGGTGGAAAGTCTCGGAAAACGTATTACGTTAGACTACCAAAACAAACCATTGATACTGATTGGGATTCTAAAAGGGTCTTTTATCTTTTTGGCGGATCTTATCCGTGCTATTGATTTACCTGTGGCCGTTGATTTTATGGCTCTGTCGTCTTATGGCAGTTCAACGAAATCCTCGGGCGTGGTTCGCATTATTAAGGATTTAGATCATAGCTTGGAGGGCCATCATGTCCTCGTGGTCGAAGATATCGTCGACACAGGGCTCACGTTAAACTACATTTATGGGCATGTGAAATCGCGTGGCGCCTTGAGCGTAAAAATTTGTTCGTTATTGGACAAGCCTTCAAGGCGTCAAGTGGCTGTACCCTTGCATTATAAAGGGTTCGAAATTCCTGATGAATTTGTTGTAGGCTACGGATTAGATGTCGGTGAACGCTACCGCAACTTGCCTGATGTCTGCAAGTTAGTGAGGGCCAATGGATGA
- the guaA gene encoding glutamine-hydrolyzing GMP synthase, with the protein MNDTVLVLDFGAQYNQLIARRVREAQVFCEVVPGDISYEEVRAKNPAAIILSGGPASVFEPGAPSMDPAILTMGIPTLGICYGMQLMAHLLNGTVTPAQRREYGRTLMTLTQSSPLFLDIPEHSTVWMSHGDHVLKAPEGFTVLASTNTTPIAAMANPARNLYAVQYHPEVHHTEGGFRMLQNFLYQIAHLEPNWQPDQFIPQAIDQIRQKVGNGRALIALSGGVDSAVAAALAHEAIGSKLTAILIDHGLMRQGEIEEVVKAFPSLDLRVVRRDDVFFAALKGVTDPEAKRKIIGREFIRAFEHAKEAIGPVDVLIQGTVYPDVIESGGKNARTIKSHHNVGGLPEDVGFEIVEPLRWLFKDEVRKVGEALGLPDSIVWRQPFPGPGLAVRIVGEVTPDKVDILRQADAIVRQEIRKAGLERQIWQAFAVLLDIRSVGVMGDERTYGFPIVIRAVESLDGMTADWVRLPDDLLETMASRIIGEVPRVNRVVYDITSKPPGTIEWE; encoded by the coding sequence ATGAATGATACGGTATTAGTTTTAGATTTTGGGGCGCAGTATAATCAATTGATTGCACGGCGTGTGCGTGAAGCTCAGGTCTTTTGTGAAGTCGTGCCCGGAGATATTTCTTACGAAGAAGTACGGGCAAAAAATCCGGCTGCCATTATCTTATCCGGGGGCCCGGCGAGTGTTTTTGAACCGGGGGCTCCGAGTATGGATCCGGCGATTTTAACAATGGGTATTCCCACGTTGGGAATCTGTTATGGTATGCAGTTGATGGCGCACTTGCTAAACGGGACGGTGACCCCAGCACAACGGCGTGAATACGGGCGGACGCTCATGACTCTCACGCAATCAAGCCCGCTATTTTTAGACATTCCTGAACACAGCACCGTGTGGATGAGTCATGGTGATCATGTGCTAAAAGCACCGGAAGGCTTTACCGTACTGGCCTCGACCAACACCACGCCAATTGCGGCAATGGCCAATCCGGCCCGTAACCTCTATGCCGTGCAATATCATCCAGAGGTGCACCACACCGAAGGTGGTTTTCGGATGCTCCAAAACTTTCTATATCAGATTGCGCATCTGGAACCAAACTGGCAACCCGACCAATTTATTCCGCAAGCTATTGACCAAATTCGACAAAAAGTGGGCAATGGACGTGCCTTAATAGCCTTGTCGGGTGGAGTCGATTCAGCAGTGGCGGCGGCTTTGGCGCATGAAGCGATTGGTTCGAAATTGACCGCGATTTTAATTGATCATGGTTTAATGCGGCAAGGCGAAATCGAAGAAGTCGTCAAAGCATTTCCCTCGTTGGATTTGCGAGTCGTTCGTCGTGATGACGTCTTTTTTGCCGCGTTAAAAGGCGTAACGGATCCCGAAGCCAAACGGAAAATTATTGGTCGGGAATTTATTCGTGCGTTTGAACATGCCAAAGAGGCAATAGGTCCGGTGGATGTTTTAATCCAAGGGACTGTCTATCCCGATGTGATTGAATCGGGAGGAAAAAATGCCCGGACTATCAAATCCCATCACAATGTCGGGGGTCTCCCCGAAGATGTCGGGTTTGAAATAGTCGAACCGCTTAGGTGGCTGTTCAAGGACGAGGTGCGGAAAGTTGGAGAAGCGCTGGGCTTGCCAGATAGTATTGTCTGGCGACAACCCTTTCCGGGACCCGGCTTAGCCGTGCGTATTGTTGGGGAAGTCACCCCAGATAAGGTGGATATTTTGCGTCAAGCGGATGCCATTGTCCGCCAAGAGATTCGTAAAGCTGGTCTCGAACGCCAAATTTGGCAGGCTTTTGCCGTGCTGTTAGATATTCGATCGGTGGGGGTCATGGGCGATGAACGGACCTATGGATTCCCCATTGTGATTCGGGCGGTCGAAAGTTTGGATGGGATGACAGCGGACTGGGTACGATTGCCAGATGATCTTTTAGAAACCATGGCCAGCCGGATTATTGGAGAAGTACCAAGGGTCAACCGGGTTGTTTATGATATTACATCTAAACCTCCTGGCACTATTGAGTGGGAATAA
- the purB gene encoding adenylosuccinate lyase, with the protein MINRYARPIMQTLWSDQNRYNRWLDIERYVVEAWEHLGVIPQGVADRLKKATVDPARVDEYEKTFHHDVIAFINAAGETVAPEDAKYIHFGLTSTDVVDTALSSLIRDSLEIILDDLRKLQDVVRELAIRYKDTPVMGRTHGIHAEPTSFGLKLALWWLELGRDYERIDRARDTISVIKISGAVGNYANISPDIEEFVAQKMGMKPAPLSTQVLQRDRHAEVIASLAILGGTLDKIATEIRHMQRTELGELAEPFGEGQRGSSAMPHKRNPVMAEQISGLSRILRGYMVPALDDMALWHERDISHSSVERVIFPDATTLADYLLDTMLRIMQGLTVNTQRMRENIDLTGGLVFSQKILLALVEAGMTREEAYKRVQSHAMAAMKESSPNFQERILHDPEIEKYLTADKIVALFAIEPYLKEVDRIYRRIGLID; encoded by the coding sequence TTGATCAACCGCTATGCACGGCCCATCATGCAAACACTTTGGTCTGACCAAAATCGCTATAACCGCTGGTTGGACATTGAACGATATGTGGTTGAAGCGTGGGAGCATTTAGGAGTGATTCCTCAAGGCGTGGCGGATCGACTCAAGAAAGCCACAGTGGATCCCGCTCGCGTTGATGAATACGAAAAAACGTTTCATCATGACGTCATTGCTTTTATCAATGCTGCTGGAGAGACAGTAGCGCCTGAAGATGCCAAATACATTCATTTTGGATTAACATCAACAGATGTTGTGGACACCGCGTTATCGTCGTTAATTCGGGATAGTTTAGAAATCATTTTGGATGATTTGAGGAAACTGCAAGATGTCGTCCGGGAGTTGGCGATTCGCTACAAAGATACCCCAGTGATGGGACGCACTCACGGCATTCATGCTGAGCCGACAAGTTTTGGATTAAAACTTGCGTTATGGTGGTTAGAATTGGGACGGGATTATGAACGGATTGACCGGGCCCGTGACACCATAAGCGTGATAAAAATTTCTGGAGCCGTCGGAAATTACGCAAATATTTCTCCCGATATCGAAGAATTTGTTGCCCAGAAAATGGGCATGAAACCGGCCCCATTGTCCACGCAGGTACTTCAACGCGATCGCCATGCCGAAGTGATTGCCTCCTTAGCTATTTTAGGGGGAACATTGGATAAAATCGCCACGGAAATTCGTCATATGCAGCGCACGGAACTGGGCGAATTAGCGGAACCTTTTGGGGAAGGACAAAGGGGGTCGTCCGCTATGCCTCATAAAAGAAATCCCGTGATGGCGGAACAAATTTCCGGTCTATCCCGCATACTTCGTGGATATATGGTTCCGGCTTTAGACGATATGGCCTTATGGCATGAGCGGGACATTTCGCATTCCTCAGTGGAACGGGTGATATTTCCTGACGCGACGACATTGGCTGATTACCTTCTCGATACGATGCTTCGCATTATGCAAGGGTTGACCGTCAATACTCAGCGCATGCGAGAAAATATTGATTTAACCGGAGGACTGGTTTTTTCCCAAAAAATTCTGCTCGCACTGGTCGAAGCGGGCATGACACGGGAAGAAGCTTACAAACGGGTTCAGTCGCATGCTATGGCTGCTATGAAAGAATCCTCGCCAAATTTCCAAGAACGTATCTTGCACGATCCTGAGATCGAGAAGTATTTAACCGCTGATAAGATTGTTGCTCTTTTTGCGATCGAACCCTATTTGAAGGAAGTTGATAGGATTTACCGCCGGATTGGACTGATTGATTAA
- a CDS encoding MerR family transcriptional regulator encodes MKNANHSDQPSFSIRVVKEATGLTERRIRYYETLHLLAPRRTQGNQRLYTQADIDRLKYIKSLLDHGVSLKEVRAQLQQEDLIAHDRDFDDVERDAESYFQGKLIARKAEIHRDSLYPLINRHEIMRRLVRDHTNGHEDTKGDQ; translated from the coding sequence ATGAAAAATGCCAATCATTCGGATCAGCCTTCGTTTTCTATCCGTGTTGTAAAAGAGGCGACCGGTTTGACAGAAAGGCGCATACGCTATTATGAGACGTTGCATTTGTTAGCGCCAAGGCGTACTCAAGGAAATCAACGTCTGTATACTCAAGCAGACATTGATCGGTTGAAGTATATTAAAAGCTTGTTGGACCATGGGGTGTCACTAAAAGAAGTGCGCGCTCAGCTTCAACAGGAAGATTTAATTGCGCATGACCGTGACTTTGATGATGTGGAACGGGATGCCGAAAGTTATTTCCAAGGCAAGCTAATTGCCCGGAAAGCCGAAATTCACCGGGATTCATTGTATCCCTTAATCAATCGTCATGAGATTATGCGTCGGTTAGTCCGTGACCATACAAATGGGCACGAAGATACGAAAGGGGACCAGTAG
- the purC gene encoding phosphoribosylaminoimidazolesuccinocarboxamide synthase yields the protein MTSQKLLYEGKAKKVFETDVPGVVIVEFKDDATAFNGEKKGQIADKGVANAAISTKLFQLLEAQGIATHFREQVDARHLAVDLLQMIPLEVVVRNRVAGSLEKRTGLKEGTVLPKAVIELYFKNDQLGDPLLNDDHIEVLQLASPELLRQLRSTATKINEILQQFFGERQLILVDFKLEFGLRGDELVLGDEISPDTCRLWDEQTLKKLDKDRFRRDLGGVEEAYHEVLERVLS from the coding sequence ATGACATCCCAAAAACTGCTTTACGAAGGAAAGGCCAAAAAAGTTTTTGAGACCGATGTACCGGGTGTAGTGATTGTGGAGTTTAAAGATGATGCAACCGCCTTCAATGGGGAGAAAAAAGGGCAAATTGCGGATAAAGGAGTTGCCAATGCCGCGATTTCTACAAAATTATTTCAATTACTCGAAGCTCAGGGAATTGCCACGCATTTTCGAGAGCAGGTAGATGCCAGACATCTCGCCGTGGACTTGTTGCAAATGATCCCTCTGGAGGTTGTCGTTCGAAACCGTGTGGCAGGATCCTTGGAAAAGCGAACAGGGTTAAAAGAGGGAACGGTTTTGCCGAAGGCGGTCATTGAACTCTACTTCAAAAATGACCAATTAGGTGATCCCTTGCTCAATGACGATCACATTGAAGTGTTACAATTAGCCTCACCAGAATTATTACGCCAGCTGCGAAGCACGGCTACGAAAATTAATGAGATTTTACAACAGTTTTTTGGCGAGCGGCAGTTGATTCTTGTCGATTTTAAACTCGAATTCGGACTGCGAGGAGATGAATTGGTTTTAGGGGATGAAATTTCTCCCGACACCTGCCGTTTGTGGGATGAACAAACCCTCAAAAAATTGGACAAGGACCGCTTTCGCCGGGATTTGGGTGGAGTCGAAGAAGCTTATCATGAAGTATTAGAGAGGGTTTTATCATGA
- a CDS encoding MogA/MoaB family molybdenum cofactor biosynthesis protein encodes MWKIAILTSSDQGALGQRADTSGAYIKDAVRDLGEVVAYQILPDDEEGLVTQLKAWVDAGMDLILTTGGTGLGPRDNMPEATRQIIDREIPGMSEAMRYESLKHTPMGMLSRAVCGQKDRTLIINLPGSLKAVQELLPVILPVLNHALEVIHGQTGHKN; translated from the coding sequence ATGTGGAAAATCGCCATCCTGACGAGTAGTGACCAAGGGGCTTTGGGTCAACGCGCCGATACGTCCGGAGCCTATATTAAAGATGCCGTTCGTGACTTGGGCGAAGTGGTCGCGTATCAAATTCTTCCCGATGATGAGGAGGGCTTGGTGACACAACTCAAGGCCTGGGTGGATGCGGGTATGGATTTGATTTTGACCACAGGAGGAACGGGACTTGGTCCCCGTGACAACATGCCCGAGGCCACTCGCCAGATAATCGACCGAGAAATTCCAGGAATGAGCGAAGCTATGCGTTATGAATCCCTCAAGCACACACCTATGGGCATGCTGTCGCGTGCGGTGTGCGGACAAAAAGATCGTACGTTGATTATTAACTTGCCCGGCTCGTTGAAAGCTGTGCAGGAGTTATTGCCCGTTATTTTACCCGTTCTTAACCATGCCCTTGAGGTGATTCATGGGCAAACGGGACATAAAAATTGA
- a CDS encoding co-chaperone GroES: MEIRPLGDHIVVQILSDDSMPSGIVLPDTAKDNPQRGRVIAVGSGRLLSNGTRAPLEIQSEDVVLFNVESATKVRVNGHDYWLLKEDDVLAAINPSLAHV; the protein is encoded by the coding sequence GTGGAGATTCGTCCACTGGGAGACCATATTGTGGTGCAAATCTTAAGTGACGATTCTATGCCTTCGGGGATTGTGCTGCCCGACACCGCGAAGGATAATCCGCAGCGGGGACGTGTGATTGCAGTAGGATCAGGGAGACTGCTGAGCAACGGTACCCGAGCACCTTTAGAGATTCAATCCGAAGATGTTGTGTTATTCAACGTAGAATCTGCAACGAAAGTGCGAGTCAACGGCCACGATTATTGGCTATTAAAAGAAGACGACGTGTTAGCAGCGATCAACCCGTCTTTGGCTCATGTTTAA
- the purS gene encoding phosphoribosylformylglycinamidine synthase subunit PurS yields MTFDIIVNVALKDAILDPAGQSTAKVLRNMGYPVQDVRIGKQIKLQVTAESLNDAKEQARQMAEKLLANPVMETYDIVVNES; encoded by the coding sequence ATGACGTTCGACATTATCGTTAATGTGGCGTTAAAGGATGCGATTTTAGATCCGGCTGGTCAGTCGACCGCCAAAGTTTTGCGTAATATGGGATATCCGGTGCAAGATGTGCGTATTGGCAAGCAAATCAAATTACAAGTGACGGCCGAAAGCCTTAACGACGCGAAGGAGCAGGCTCGGCAGATGGCAGAGAAATTATTGGCTAACCCGGTAATGGAAACCTACGACATTGTGGTGAATGAATCATGA
- a CDS encoding polysaccharide deacetylase family protein: MNQGWGWLVLSPVIIVVLAFFLVSQPASQGALTHVVTDKKVVAITFDDGPSPKYTPLILKTLSQYHAYGTFFVVGSEVQRFPGLVKDIAHQGSAIADHGWSHLNLRRVGAQALWNDAAKTAQYVQSLGVSVVPFYRPPYGMVSTSLLKTFGEHGYTVVLWSIDTRDWARPGVASIINKVATQVKPGSIILLHDGGGNRSQTVTALNAILEQLTQMGYKMVTLPTLVKERHDAPKAI; this comes from the coding sequence ATGAACCAGGGATGGGGATGGCTCGTCCTAAGTCCCGTCATAATTGTCGTGTTAGCGTTCTTTCTTGTGAGTCAGCCAGCGAGTCAGGGCGCATTGACCCACGTCGTGACTGATAAAAAAGTTGTGGCCATTACCTTTGATGATGGTCCCTCCCCCAAATATACCCCATTAATTCTCAAAACTTTATCGCAATATCATGCCTATGGCACATTTTTCGTTGTCGGCAGCGAGGTTCAGCGGTTTCCCGGATTGGTTAAGGACATTGCCCACCAAGGTTCGGCCATTGCCGATCACGGCTGGAGTCACTTAAATTTACGCCGAGTAGGTGCCCAAGCATTGTGGAATGATGCGGCTAAAACGGCTCAATACGTTCAATCATTGGGGGTTTCTGTGGTCCCGTTTTACCGCCCACCATATGGCATGGTGTCAACTTCACTACTCAAAACTTTTGGAGAACACGGCTACACCGTTGTTCTCTGGTCCATTGATACAAGAGACTGGGCACGTCCGGGAGTCGCGTCAATCATCAACAAAGTGGCCACACAGGTCAAACCAGGCTCAATCATTTTGCTACATGATGGAGGCGGAAATCGCAGTCAAACCGTCACAGCCTTAAATGCCATCTTAGAACAATTAACACAAATGGGTTACAAAATGGTCACATTACCCACCTTAGTCAAAGAACGTCACGATGCGCCTAAAGCCATCTAA
- the plsY gene encoding glycerol-3-phosphate 1-O-acyltransferase PlsY — MSAPEMVLFIGSFLLGSIPFGYLMARMRFQTDIRQHGSQNIGATNVARTFGIRVGLVVLVLDALKGILAVMMAFMLFPHLPMVPAVAGLMAMLGHVFSPFMKFKGGKGIATGLGVLSALFWPAALIAVLCFAFVVALFRIVSVASFVAMLAALVSFWAFGQQTDFWFFGIPAVILAFWAHRNNWRRLLKGQEPRFGR; from the coding sequence GTGTCGGCACCTGAAATGGTGTTGTTTATCGGATCTTTTTTATTGGGTTCTATTCCTTTTGGATACTTGATGGCCCGTATGCGTTTTCAAACGGATATTCGCCAACATGGTAGTCAAAATATTGGAGCGACCAATGTGGCGCGGACTTTTGGCATTCGCGTGGGATTGGTGGTGTTAGTCTTAGATGCGCTCAAAGGGATATTGGCGGTGATGATGGCCTTTATGTTATTTCCTCATTTGCCAATGGTGCCTGCTGTAGCTGGTCTGATGGCCATGCTTGGCCACGTTTTTTCTCCATTCATGAAGTTTAAAGGCGGCAAAGGCATTGCCACTGGACTCGGTGTCTTGTCAGCATTATTTTGGCCTGCAGCGCTCATAGCTGTCTTATGTTTCGCCTTCGTTGTCGCCCTATTCCGGATTGTGTCTGTGGCCTCTTTTGTGGCCATGTTGGCGGCCCTAGTGAGTTTTTGGGCATTTGGTCAACAAACCGATTTTTGGTTTTTTGGAATTCCTGCGGTTATCTTGGCATTTTGGGCGCATCGCAATAATTGGCGCCGACTGCTTAAAGGTCAGGAACCTCGCTTTGGACGGTGA